A single genomic interval of Bacillus sp. es.036 harbors:
- the recU gene encoding Holliday junction resolvase RecU: MPIRYPNGKPYVPSAQNQLASQKQKSYSNRGMTLEEDINQSNTYYLSTGKAVIHKKPTPVQIVNVDYPKRSAAVIKEAYFKQASTTDYNGVYKGKYIDFEAKETKNKTSFPLNNFHEHQISHMKQVHDHDGICFVLLRFSITDEVFLLDAVALFSHWQLMKDGGRKSIKKQEIEKEGTHIPYTFQPRIDYLKIIDKMYFS; encoded by the coding sequence GTGCCGATTCGATATCCGAACGGAAAGCCGTACGTCCCTTCGGCTCAGAATCAGCTGGCAAGTCAAAAACAAAAGTCATATAGCAATCGAGGTATGACACTAGAAGAGGATATTAATCAGAGTAATACGTATTATCTCTCAACAGGTAAAGCCGTTATTCACAAAAAGCCTACCCCCGTACAAATTGTTAATGTTGATTATCCGAAACGGAGTGCGGCTGTTATTAAAGAAGCTTACTTCAAACAGGCTTCGACTACCGATTATAATGGAGTCTATAAAGGAAAATACATCGATTTTGAAGCCAAAGAAACGAAGAACAAAACGTCCTTCCCTTTAAATAATTTTCATGAACATCAGATCAGTCATATGAAACAAGTGCATGATCATGATGGAATTTGTTTTGTCCTTCTCCGCTTTTCAATCACCGATGAGGTTTTTTTACTTGACGCAGTTGCTCTCTTTTCTCATTGGCAATTAATGAAAGATGGCGGCAGGAAATCGATTAAAAAACAAGAGATTGAAAAAGAAGGCACACATATCCCATATACCTTTCAGCCACGCATTGACTATCTGAAAATTATTGATAAAATGTATTTCAGCTAA
- a CDS encoding PBP1A family penicillin-binding protein — translation MSEYQSRQERRKTSSKKQKAPKKSGKKSIFKKIFLTLVVLFLVGLVAGGITAIAYINSAPELDPDKLTNPQSSVILDRDDEEVQTIEGADAREVAKIDEIPDVLKSAFVSVEDTRFYEHFGIDPRRIGGAVLANITNGFGAEGASTITQQVIKNSLLTSEKSLERKVQEAYLSIKLEQEYSKDQILEMYLNKIYFGNGAWGVVDAAETYFGKNITEEELTPGEAALLAGLPQRPTYYNPYEYPDQAEQRRNVVLSLMEKQGVITAEEADKYQAEKVSDMIVALTEEKENDQYKVFMDQVVKELRDRDDISEKDIYSGGLEIYTTLDTRAQDITSNVIANYPYSNEDMRSGLVLMDTKTGSIRAIGETRKDESVITYATTGQFQPGSTAKPIIAYGPAIENKQWSTGRSIKDEPLQIGDANIRNWDREYRGQVSMRRALEMSYNVPAVNTFLEVGEKPAQEFANKLGMGLEDSDMVPTAAIGTFSTSPLQMTGAYAAFGNGGTYNEPHTVRKVVFPDGKEINVEPEPEKAMNDYTAYMISDMLKSVVDEGTGTDAKIPGLPVAGKTGTTNHDSAVVQQQGFPTSGIVKDAWFAGYTTEYSMAVWTGYNEPNAHYLDSNKGEDDTSKLIFKEIMSQVSEGINTADFQKPDSVVEVGVEKSTGLLPSDYTPKDQIVYELFVKGSTPEKTSTKYEQPDGVKGLSAQYNADSNSLALSWQPGEDKSFTYKVEMAVNGGGYQGLTETGDTGFTVQNVEKGSEYKFKVTAVSDSGVSTKPAETSVSVPKEEESEEPEEPAEEENPEEEGETPPEEGSNDQGEDGSGDTEGNQGDEEEPPADDQGGNAGGGEDQGNQGNNGSGGNGEDGSGNNAGTTEPDNPEDTENTEEPAPEGDAPANTPPANENE, via the coding sequence ATGAGTGAATATCAATCACGTCAAGAAAGACGTAAAACAAGTAGTAAGAAGCAGAAAGCTCCCAAAAAATCAGGTAAGAAAAGCATTTTCAAAAAAATCTTTCTTACATTAGTTGTTTTATTTCTAGTCGGTTTAGTCGCTGGAGGCATAACAGCAATTGCCTATATCAATAGTGCACCGGAGCTTGATCCTGATAAGCTTACAAATCCACAGTCATCTGTCATTCTTGACCGAGATGATGAAGAGGTTCAAACAATCGAAGGTGCTGATGCAAGAGAAGTAGCAAAAATCGATGAAATACCAGATGTTCTAAAAAGTGCGTTTGTCTCAGTTGAAGATACTCGTTTCTATGAACACTTTGGTATTGACCCAAGAAGAATTGGTGGAGCCGTTCTTGCAAACATTACAAACGGTTTTGGAGCTGAAGGAGCCAGTACAATTACGCAACAGGTAATTAAAAACTCTCTTTTAACATCTGAAAAATCGTTAGAACGAAAAGTTCAAGAAGCTTATTTATCCATTAAGCTTGAGCAAGAATATTCAAAAGATCAAATTCTCGAAATGTATTTGAATAAGATCTATTTCGGTAACGGAGCTTGGGGTGTTGTCGATGCCGCCGAAACATACTTTGGCAAAAACATTACTGAAGAGGAATTAACACCAGGTGAGGCTGCACTTCTTGCAGGTCTACCACAACGTCCTACTTACTACAATCCATATGAATATCCAGATCAAGCTGAACAGCGTCGAAATGTTGTTCTTAGCTTAATGGAAAAGCAGGGTGTTATTACTGCCGAAGAAGCTGATAAATATCAGGCTGAAAAGGTTAGTGATATGATTGTAGCCCTTACGGAAGAGAAAGAAAACGATCAATATAAAGTCTTTATGGACCAAGTTGTCAAAGAACTGCGCGATCGAGATGATATTTCTGAAAAAGATATTTACTCAGGTGGACTTGAAATTTATACAACACTTGATACTCGCGCTCAGGATATTACGTCTAATGTGATTGCAAACTATCCATATTCAAATGAAGATATGCGTTCAGGTCTTGTCCTAATGGATACGAAGACTGGTTCTATCCGCGCAATTGGTGAAACTCGGAAAGATGAGAGTGTCATCACGTACGCTACAACTGGCCAGTTTCAGCCAGGATCAACGGCTAAGCCAATCATTGCTTACGGACCTGCCATTGAAAACAAGCAGTGGTCAACTGGCCGATCCATTAAAGATGAGCCATTACAAATAGGTGATGCAAATATCCGAAACTGGGACCGCGAATACCGTGGTCAGGTTTCGATGAGACGTGCTCTTGAAATGTCTTATAACGTACCGGCTGTAAACACGTTCCTTGAAGTTGGAGAAAAACCTGCTCAAGAGTTCGCAAATAAACTTGGTATGGGACTAGAAGATAGCGATATGGTTCCTACCGCTGCGATTGGAACATTTAGCACTTCTCCCCTCCAAATGACTGGTGCATATGCGGCATTTGGTAATGGTGGAACGTACAACGAACCACATACCGTTCGAAAAGTGGTCTTCCCGGATGGAAAAGAAATTAATGTTGAGCCTGAACCGGAGAAGGCAATGAATGATTATACTGCTTATATGATTAGCGATATGCTAAAATCGGTTGTCGATGAAGGAACAGGAACGGATGCCAAAATACCTGGTCTACCTGTTGCCGGTAAAACTGGTACAACAAACCACGATTCGGCTGTCGTTCAGCAACAAGGGTTTCCTACCTCAGGAATTGTAAAAGATGCCTGGTTTGCTGGATACACGACTGAATACTCGATGGCCGTTTGGACAGGATACAACGAACCAAATGCCCACTATCTTGATTCAAATAAAGGGGAAGACGATACGTCTAAACTGATATTTAAAGAAATTATGAGCCAAGTATCAGAAGGCATTAACACGGCTGACTTCCAGAAACCTGATTCTGTTGTAGAAGTTGGCGTAGAAAAAAGTACGGGGCTTCTTCCAAGTGACTACACACCGAAAGATCAAATCGTGTATGAACTTTTTGTAAAAGGAAGCACGCCAGAAAAAACGTCTACCAAATACGAACAACCTGATGGCGTAAAAGGTCTATCTGCCCAGTACAATGCTGATTCTAATAGCCTTGCCCTTTCTTGGCAGCCTGGTGAAGATAAATCCTTCACCTATAAAGTCGAAATGGCTGTAAACGGCGGTGGCTATCAAGGGTTGACGGAAACCGGTGACACTGGATTTACCGTACAAAATGTTGAAAAAGGTAGCGAATATAAATTTAAAGTAACAGCCGTATCAGATTCAGGCGTTTCAACGAAACCAGCTGAAACTTCTGTATCAGTTCCGAAAGAAGAAGAATCAGAGGAGCCTGAAGAGCCGGCAGAAGAAGAAAATCCTGAAGAAGAAGGCGAAACACCACCTGAAGAAGGAAGTAATGACCAAGGTGAAGACGGTAGCGGCGACACCGAAGGGAATCAGGGAGATGAAGAAGAGCCTCCTGCCGATGATCAAGGTGGAAATGCTGGCGGTGGAGAGGATCAAGGGAACCAGGGCAACAACGGTTCAGGAGGTAATGGTGAAGATGGTTCTGGTAACAATGCTGGAACAACTGAGCCTGATAATCCTGAAGATACCGAGAATACTGAAGAACCCGCTCCAGAGGGAGACGCTCCAGCTAATACTCCACCTGCAAATGAAAACGAATAA
- the nth gene encoding endonuclease III, translated as MLTKAQIQTVLETMGEMFPDAHCELNHSTPFELAIAVVLSAQCTDALVNKVTPGLFEKYNRAEDFLHVPIEELENDIRRIGLFRNKAKNIKKLARTVVEQYNGVLPETRDELMALAGVGRKTANVIASVAFNVPAIAVDTHVERVSKRLGICRWKDSVLEVEKTLMRKIPEEEWSVSHHRFIFFGRYHCKAQSPQCEICPLLELCREGQKRMKQRARGK; from the coding sequence TTGTTAACGAAAGCCCAAATACAAACTGTTCTTGAAACAATGGGAGAGATGTTCCCTGATGCGCACTGTGAATTGAATCATTCGACACCTTTTGAACTTGCCATTGCTGTGGTGCTATCGGCTCAGTGTACAGATGCTCTTGTTAATAAGGTAACGCCGGGCCTATTTGAGAAATACAATAGGGCAGAGGATTTTCTTCATGTGCCGATTGAGGAGCTAGAAAATGATATAAGACGCATTGGCTTGTTTCGAAACAAAGCGAAAAATATTAAAAAGCTAGCAAGAACCGTTGTAGAACAGTATAACGGTGTCCTTCCTGAGACGAGAGACGAATTAATGGCGTTAGCAGGGGTAGGCCGAAAAACTGCGAACGTGATTGCTTCCGTTGCTTTCAACGTACCTGCCATTGCTGTTGATACGCATGTTGAGAGAGTGAGCAAGCGTCTCGGAATTTGCAGATGGAAGGACTCAGTACTTGAAGTAGAGAAAACGCTCATGCGGAAAATTCCAGAAGAAGAGTGGTCTGTGTCTCATCATCGCTTTATTTTCTTCGGAAGGTACCATTGTAAAGCGCAATCTCCACAGTGTGAAATTTGTCCGCTATTGGAACTATGTCGAGAAGGACAAAAACGAATGAAGCAGCGAGCGCGTGGTAAGTAA
- a CDS encoding DnaD domain-containing protein yields MKKEQIIHMMNEGNVSVPRLLLNHYVDIGLQEEDTFFLIKLHSFIDQGNTFPTPEELASAMTYSPQACLDKIQQLMQKGVLTIEEHQNDLKSYYSEAYSLLPLWERIFKAIEQEEAEKSAAKNMEQEESLYTLFEREFARPLSPIECETLAMWIDADKHDAELIKAALKEAVLGGKLNFRYIDRILFEWKRNGIKTVEQARAYGEKFRKHQYDKKSPAKTETKNDSNQSAPIYNWLGR; encoded by the coding sequence ATGAAGAAGGAACAAATCATTCATATGATGAACGAAGGAAATGTTTCAGTACCAAGATTGTTGTTAAACCACTATGTTGACATTGGTTTGCAAGAAGAGGATACTTTCTTTTTAATTAAGCTACACAGTTTTATTGATCAGGGAAACACTTTTCCAACGCCAGAAGAGCTTGCATCAGCGATGACCTATTCGCCTCAAGCTTGTTTGGATAAAATACAGCAGCTGATGCAAAAAGGTGTTTTAACAATTGAAGAACACCAGAATGATCTGAAAAGTTATTATTCAGAAGCCTATTCGCTTCTTCCATTGTGGGAAAGAATTTTTAAAGCAATCGAGCAGGAAGAAGCAGAAAAATCTGCAGCGAAAAACATGGAGCAAGAAGAAAGTCTTTATACGTTATTTGAGCGTGAGTTTGCAAGGCCGCTTTCGCCAATTGAATGTGAGACGCTTGCGATGTGGATTGATGCTGACAAGCATGATGCAGAGCTGATCAAAGCTGCGTTAAAAGAAGCTGTGCTCGGTGGTAAGTTAAACTTCCGCTACATTGACCGAATTCTTTTTGAATGGAAACGAAATGGCATCAAAACGGTAGAACAGGCGAGGGCCTATGGCGAAAAGTTTCGAAAGCATCAGTACGATAAAAAATCGCCTGCTAAAACAGAAACGAAAAATGATTCAAATCAAAGTGCGCCAATCTATAATTGGCTTGGACGATAA